CCCGTCACCGACCTCATTGGTTACGATGACGAGCGGGCCTGGATACTGCGCCACAGCTGCCGCCAATTCATCAATGGCGGCTCGGGACGCAGCCTCGCCGTCCTCGCCAGCGGCCAGCAGCACGTTCGACAGCCAGAGGGTCAGGCAGTCGACCAGCACCATAGGCGCGGGTGATGGCTGCGGTGCTCGGCTGGCGTGCAGGCTGACAGGCTGGCTGCCTTGCGCAGCCGACCTTGCCTCTACTTGTGCTATTTCAGGGAGGCCGCCAAGCCGCCGCAGCAGCTCCGGCAGTGCCTGCGCTTCCTCCAGCGTCTGCCAGTCATACCCGGCAGACTCGCGCTGGAACCGATGAAGGGCAATGCGCTCCTTCATCTCCGTGTCGTAGGCTTGTGCCGTGGCAATGTAGCAGGCGCGCGGCGCG
This DNA window, taken from Paenibacillus kribbensis, encodes the following:
- a CDS encoding bifunctional adenosylcobinamide kinase/adenosylcobinamide-phosphate guanylyltransferase, yielding MKALVTGGARSGKSGFAERLCMTRAPRACYIATAQAYDTEMKERIALHRFQRESAGYDWQTLEEAQALPELLRRLGGLPEIAQVEARSAAQGSQPVSLHASRAPQPSPAPMVLVDCLTLWLSNVLLAAGEDGEAASRAAIDELAAAVAQYPGPLVIVTNEVGDGIVPEYPLGRLYRDLGGIMNQRIARLCDEVFLVTAGIPIELKQLEYKL